In Drosophila miranda strain MSH22 chromosome XR, D.miranda_PacBio2.1, whole genome shotgun sequence, the genomic window ATATCAACAACTTCATCGACACTTCGAGGACATTTCCAGGAGGAAACTTTAAGGGGGAGAGTGGGGCAGAAAACTTAATGTTTGGAGAGTGTGAAGGCAACTCTTAATTAGTCCCATTGTACAAGATTGTATTTGATAATAATCACATTAATTGCTCATGGTTTAGACGGAATATTCTCAGGTATGTATTTCCCAAAATTTCCTAACGAAACGGGGGGTCTTCACCATCGTCATCCTTTACCCTCAGGCAATAACACGTAAGCAGCAAAATGCAGATTACCTGGGAGGGGATAGGGAGAGGGTTATGGATTAGGATAGGGATTCGTTACGTGGTAGACCAACGCTTACCGCTGCAACCAATGTCAGCTTGAACCAGTGGTGGGTGACCACAAGCTCGACGACCCCTCCCTGGTTCCCAGCAACGATCCAGAGCGACATCTTCCCCAGAAAGTAGCTTATCAATGCGAAAATAAGCTGAAAGTATCTTGAAATGCATATTAAACTGAAGCTATCTACAGGTTCTCTGACTGCAACACACCATCTGCATAAGCTTGAGATTCTGGCGTATCGCCGCATATAGGCCCGCACAGAGGATGGCTATAAGGAAGGAGTTCAAGACGAAGCACATCACGAGCAGAAGTTTGCCTTTCATTGTTACCTCGCTTAGGTTTCGACCGCCCTCAATTATGTCCAATACATTGAAAAGCTGTGGAATCGCCATGGGTTTAGCTAAGGACGGATGTCGCTGGGCTAACTTACTACCAATAAAAGAATGCTAAGCACCACTGAGATCTTTAGAACAAGCACGGTGCAGAAACACATCTTCTCGACCCTTTtgaaatttttaaatattattGTTCATCCAGTCCCAAGCATAATTGACAATTTTCTCCACCCAACGGAGAATAGTAAACCAATATGCAAGTACATCAAAGCATAGCAA contains:
- the LOC108150888 gene encoding uncharacterized protein LOC108150888 isoform X3 gives rise to the protein MCFCTVLVLKISVVLSILLLVLFNVLDIIEGGRNLSEVTMKGKLLLVMCFVLNSFLIAILCAGLYAAIRQNLKLMQMILSAYFRIDKLLSGEDVALDRCWEPGRGRRACGHPPLVQADIGCSGNLHFAAYVLLPEGKG
- the LOC108150888 gene encoding uncharacterized protein LOC108150888 isoform X2, which gives rise to MCFCTVLVLKISVVLSILLLLFNVLDIIEGGRNLSEVTMKGKLLLVMCFVLNSFLIAILCAGLYAAIRQNLKLMQMLIFALISYFLGKMSLWIVAGNQGGVVELVVTHHWFKLTLVAAVICILLLTCYCLRVKDDDGEDPPFR
- the LOC108150888 gene encoding uncharacterized protein LOC108150888 isoform X1, encoding MCFCTVLVLKISVVLSILLLVLFNVLDIIEGGRNLSEVTMKGKLLLVMCFVLNSFLIAILCAGLYAAIRQNLKLMQMLIFALISYFLGKMSLWIVAGNQGGVVELVVTHHWFKLTLVAAVICILLLTCYCLRVKDDDGEDPPFR